Proteins encoded within one genomic window of Gambusia affinis linkage group LG09, SWU_Gaff_1.0, whole genome shotgun sequence:
- the matr3l1.2 gene encoding matrin 3-like 1.2 isoform X2 yields MAQQADGAQTPFSVGRGLNFNMAEQAPGRQMGGGASGVGMGGMEGLDGGGGQMTRRGDGPLGRHMKLFSSLGLSPSDLDALAQIPDEDITMETLPRILMQLKSRKGAAGERGATASEAAFRGGRGGWDPSSGDFGFGSMRDGSGSGSGYGSGSGSGYSMGASSDPLFMQRRMGAPSSGKIQDFLGVAPPMFPHVCSLCDFDVHSSMEWNHHTAGLRHAENRRRLLDMYPDWEPGRRDGPNLSAGLLGPPPMSSGPLGGMSSGWGGRGRSELSIGQNTLRSRVVVVKYDRKPLSNKTLFAFTETFGRLREHLILSNKAFLEMESHEAAANMVAFYKQHPTKLYGKPVTFYLSQRLMVIEKSYRGADPAADRPSRDVVGHGSKVVFFANLPKDDEQKKELLTIARRFGTVDKHLFLTDQAFVQLGTMEDAEMLVKYYSMNPLIIKGRLIRLNICTKYKTLNVSHRQEEKDAPSRRTSRSDASRTSRSREEKKKKDDKEKSAAAESKEEELSQKKRGEEDEGAGGVSDQEEAERAEPEKEEQEERHQEEDSSDDDITEAKKDAGVSAEDLETKEEESAEAPDDGEEFDQSFLENMEDFVTLDELDEDEGDEGDDGIDNTRKGGMRVVNILGFRRGYNYRNEMLALAKPFGKVVKHLVLDLRPEAYIQFETEAEAVNMAKFYNGNVTATVCGRPVRITHSLSYPTIQCGSGRVVYIGQIPNIRFSDEEILALAEPYGKIRKYFLHRIKRECFIEMEKPEAAEKMAEACKGKQLKFHGKRLTVYVSRKYKQLKHGNGGRVNESLGPRVPGAPSL; encoded by the exons ATGGCTCAGCAGGCCGACGGAGCCCAGACCCCGTTCTCCGTAGGGCGGGGGCTCAACTTTAACATGGCCGAGCAGGCTCCCGGCCGCCAGATGGGGGGCGGGGCCTCGGGCGTTGGGATGGGCGGGATGGAGGGCCTGGATGGCGGCGGCGGCCAGATGACCCGGCGCGGCGATGGGCCTCTTGGGCGCCACATGAAGCTGTTCTCCAGTTTGGGCCTGTCGCCCTCTGACCTGGACGCTCTGGCCCAGATCCCTGATGAGGACATCACCATGGAAACGCTGCCCCGCATCCTGATGCAGCTGAAGAGCCGCAAGGGGGCGGCCGGAGAGCGCGGGGCGACAGCCTCAGAAGCAGCTTTCCGCGGAGGACGGGGCGGCTGGGACCCATCCTCCGGAGACTTTGGCTTCGGCTCCATGCGGGACGGCTCCGGGTCGGGGTCCGGCTACGGCTCCGGGTCGGGGTCCGGCTACAGCATGGGGGCGTCGTCAGACCCCTTGTTCATGCAGAGGAGGATGGGCGCGCCTTCCAGCGGGAAGATCCAGGACTTCCTGGGGGTCGCGCCCCCCATGTTCCCCCACGTGTGCTCTCTTTGTGACTTTGACGTTCATTCCTCCATG GAGTGGAACCATCACACAGCCGGCCTGCGCCATGCGGAGAACCGACGCCGCCTGCTGGACAT GTATCCAGACTGGGAGCCTGGCAGGAG GGACGGCCCCAACCTGTCTGCGGGCCTGCTGGGACCGCCGCCCATGTCCTCCGGACCGCTAGGCGGGATGTCCTCCGGCTGGG gAGGCCGCGGCCGCTCCGAACTCTCCATAGGCCAGAACACG CTCCGCAGCAGGGTGGTGGTGGTGAAGTACGACAGGAAGCCTCTGAGCAACAAGACGCTGTTCGCCTTCACCGAGACGTTCGGCCGCCTGCGGGAGCACCTCATCCTGTCCAACAAG GCCTTCCTGGAGATGGAGAGCCACGAAGCGGCGGCCAACATGGTGGCCTTCTACAAGCAGCATCCCACCAAGCTGTACGGGAAGCCCGTCACCTTCTACCTGTCCCAGAGGCTCATGGTCATCGAG AAGTCTTACCGGGGCGCGGACCCAGCGGCGGACCGGCCCTCCAGGGACGTGGTCGGCCACGGCAGCAAGGTGGTGTTCTTCGCCAACCTGCCCAAAGACGACGAGCAGAAGAAGGAGCTGCTGACCATCGCCAGACGCTTCGGCACCGTGGATAAGCACCTGTTCCTCACTGACCAG GCGTTCGTCCAGCTGGGAACCATGGAGGACGCAGAGATGCTGGTCAAATACTACAGCATGAACCCGCTCATCATCAAAGGACGGCTGATACGTCTCAACATCTGCACCAAGTACAAAACCCTCAA TGTGAGCCACAGGCAGGAGGAGAAAGATGCTCCGAGTCGGAGGACCAGCCGGTCGGACGCCTCTAGGACCTccaggagcagagaggagaagaagaagaaggacgACAAGGAGAAATCTGCAGCGGCGGagagcaaagaagaagaactatCACAGAAGAAGAGAGGCGAAGAAGACGAGGGAGCAGGAGGAGTCTCAGAtcaggaggaggcagagagagcaGAGCCTGAGaaggaagagcaggaggagcGACATCAGGAGGAG GATTCTAGtgatgatgacatcacagaggcTAAGAAAGATGCTGGAGTTTCTGCAGAGGATCTagaaaccaaagaagaagagagcGCTGAAGCCCCAGACGATGGAGAGGAG TTCGACCAGAGCTTCCTGGAGAACATGGAGGACTTTGTGACCCTGGACGAGTTGGACGaagacgagggcgacgagggcgacgacgGCATCG ACAACACGAGGAAAGGG GGCATGAGGGTGGTCAACATCCTGGGCTTCAGGCGTGGCTACAACTACCGCAACGAGATGCTGGCGCTGGCCAAGCCGTTTGGGAAGGTGGTCAAAcatctggttctggatctgagACCCGAG gccTACATCCAGTTTGAGACGGAGGCAGAAGCCGTCAACATGGCTAAGTTCTACAACGGCAACGTGACGGCGACAGTTTGCGGCCGGCCTGTCAGGATCACTCACTCCCTGAGCTACCCCACCATCCAG TGCGGATCCGGCAGAGTCGTTTACATCGGCCAGATTCCCAACATCCGCTTCTCCGACGAGGAGATCCTGGCGCTGGCCGAGCCGTATGGAAAGATCCGAAAGTATTTTCTGCACCGGATCAAGAGAGAG TGCTTTATAGAGATGGAGAAACCCgaagctgcagagaaaatggCCGAAGCCTGTAAAGGGAAGCAGCTCAAGTTCCATGGCAAGCGGCTGACCGTCTACGTGAGCCGCAAGTACAAGCAGCTGAAGCACGG AAACGGTGGTCGTGTAAACGAGTCCCTGGGGCCCCGAGTCCCTGGGGCCCCGAGTCTCTGA
- the LOC122836782 gene encoding polyadenylate-binding protein-interacting protein 2-like isoform X2, with protein sequence MKDPTIGTSSTPTGTGEVVLSSQFGSEEDPFAEYMWMENEEEFNRQMLDEEEQWEWFIPSRDLPPGGVAQLQDQISLLVLDPDVRPDASDLEVVVRSSLNPNAKEFTPGIQKHNL encoded by the exons ATGAAGGACCCGACCATCGGAACCTCATCCACCCCCACCGGTACCGGAGAGGTCGTCCTTAGCAGCCAGTTCGGTTCCGAGGAGGATCCGTTTGCGGAGTACATGTGGATGGAGAACGAGGAGGAGTTCAACAGACAG ATGCTGGATGAGGAGGAGCAGTGGGAGTGGTTCATCCCGTCCAGAGACCTCCCCCCTGGTGGCGTGGCTCAGCTGCAGGACCAGATCAGcctgctggttctggatccGGATGTTCGCCCCGACGCCTCCGACCTGGAAGTGGTG gtgAGGAGCAGCCTGAATCCAAACGCCAAGGAGTTCACTCCAGGGATCCAGAAGCACAACCTGTGA
- the matr3l1.2 gene encoding matrin 3-like 1.2 isoform X1 translates to MAQQADGAQTPFSVGRGLNFNMAEQAPGRQMGGGASGVGMGGMEGLDGGGGQMTRRGDGPLGRHMKLFSSLGLSPSDLDALAQIPDEDITMETLPRILMQLKSRKGAAGERGATASEAAFRGGRGGWDPSSGDFGFGSMRDGSGSGSGYGSGSGSGYSMGASSDPLFMQRRMGAPSSGKIQDFLGVAPPMFPHVCSLCDFDVHSSMEWNHHTAGLRHAENRRRLLDMYPDWEPGRRDGPNLSAGLLGPPPMSSGPLGGMSSGWGGRGRSELSIGQNTLRSRVVVVKYDRKPLSNKTLFAFTETFGRLREHLILSNKAFLEMESHEAAANMVAFYKQHPTKLYGKPVTFYLSQRLMVIEKSYRGADPAADRPSRDVVGHGSKVVFFANLPKDDEQKKELLTIARRFGTVDKHLFLTDQAFVQLGTMEDAEMLVKYYSMNPLIIKGRLIRLNICTKYKTLNVSHRQEEKDAPSRRTSRSDASRTSRSREEKKKKDDKEKSAAAESKEEELSQKKRGEEDEGAGGVSDQEEAERAEPEKEEQEERHQEEDSSDDDITEAKKDAGVSAEDLETKEEESAEAPDDGEEFDQSFLENMEDFVTLDELDEDEGDEGDDGIDNTRKGGMRVVNILGFRRGYNYRNEMLALAKPFGKVVKHLVLDLRPEAYIQFETEAEAVNMAKFYNGNVTATVCGRPVRITHSLSYPTIQCGSGRVVYIGQIPNIRFSDEEILALAEPYGKIRKYFLHRIKRECFIEMEKPEAAEKMAEACKGKQLKFHGKRLTVYVSRKYKQLKHGHQYPAPSKRDKSPEWSGRGAEEPPAKKQKQEEEEDREEEEDEEEEKEAKAGETEEEEEEQEAGPSCDITEGAGVEKDSAEKLPESSDDTKPEEAMETSTNQNGQTEAPPPADPSVAALPPYDPDTPIGVEHVKMGYYCRLCFLFYSNEEKAKKVHCSSQAHYDKLQKHLEKERAKAQKKKLKKTAA, encoded by the exons ATGGCTCAGCAGGCCGACGGAGCCCAGACCCCGTTCTCCGTAGGGCGGGGGCTCAACTTTAACATGGCCGAGCAGGCTCCCGGCCGCCAGATGGGGGGCGGGGCCTCGGGCGTTGGGATGGGCGGGATGGAGGGCCTGGATGGCGGCGGCGGCCAGATGACCCGGCGCGGCGATGGGCCTCTTGGGCGCCACATGAAGCTGTTCTCCAGTTTGGGCCTGTCGCCCTCTGACCTGGACGCTCTGGCCCAGATCCCTGATGAGGACATCACCATGGAAACGCTGCCCCGCATCCTGATGCAGCTGAAGAGCCGCAAGGGGGCGGCCGGAGAGCGCGGGGCGACAGCCTCAGAAGCAGCTTTCCGCGGAGGACGGGGCGGCTGGGACCCATCCTCCGGAGACTTTGGCTTCGGCTCCATGCGGGACGGCTCCGGGTCGGGGTCCGGCTACGGCTCCGGGTCGGGGTCCGGCTACAGCATGGGGGCGTCGTCAGACCCCTTGTTCATGCAGAGGAGGATGGGCGCGCCTTCCAGCGGGAAGATCCAGGACTTCCTGGGGGTCGCGCCCCCCATGTTCCCCCACGTGTGCTCTCTTTGTGACTTTGACGTTCATTCCTCCATG GAGTGGAACCATCACACAGCCGGCCTGCGCCATGCGGAGAACCGACGCCGCCTGCTGGACAT GTATCCAGACTGGGAGCCTGGCAGGAG GGACGGCCCCAACCTGTCTGCGGGCCTGCTGGGACCGCCGCCCATGTCCTCCGGACCGCTAGGCGGGATGTCCTCCGGCTGGG gAGGCCGCGGCCGCTCCGAACTCTCCATAGGCCAGAACACG CTCCGCAGCAGGGTGGTGGTGGTGAAGTACGACAGGAAGCCTCTGAGCAACAAGACGCTGTTCGCCTTCACCGAGACGTTCGGCCGCCTGCGGGAGCACCTCATCCTGTCCAACAAG GCCTTCCTGGAGATGGAGAGCCACGAAGCGGCGGCCAACATGGTGGCCTTCTACAAGCAGCATCCCACCAAGCTGTACGGGAAGCCCGTCACCTTCTACCTGTCCCAGAGGCTCATGGTCATCGAG AAGTCTTACCGGGGCGCGGACCCAGCGGCGGACCGGCCCTCCAGGGACGTGGTCGGCCACGGCAGCAAGGTGGTGTTCTTCGCCAACCTGCCCAAAGACGACGAGCAGAAGAAGGAGCTGCTGACCATCGCCAGACGCTTCGGCACCGTGGATAAGCACCTGTTCCTCACTGACCAG GCGTTCGTCCAGCTGGGAACCATGGAGGACGCAGAGATGCTGGTCAAATACTACAGCATGAACCCGCTCATCATCAAAGGACGGCTGATACGTCTCAACATCTGCACCAAGTACAAAACCCTCAA TGTGAGCCACAGGCAGGAGGAGAAAGATGCTCCGAGTCGGAGGACCAGCCGGTCGGACGCCTCTAGGACCTccaggagcagagaggagaagaagaagaaggacgACAAGGAGAAATCTGCAGCGGCGGagagcaaagaagaagaactatCACAGAAGAAGAGAGGCGAAGAAGACGAGGGAGCAGGAGGAGTCTCAGAtcaggaggaggcagagagagcaGAGCCTGAGaaggaagagcaggaggagcGACATCAGGAGGAG GATTCTAGtgatgatgacatcacagaggcTAAGAAAGATGCTGGAGTTTCTGCAGAGGATCTagaaaccaaagaagaagagagcGCTGAAGCCCCAGACGATGGAGAGGAG TTCGACCAGAGCTTCCTGGAGAACATGGAGGACTTTGTGACCCTGGACGAGTTGGACGaagacgagggcgacgagggcgacgacgGCATCG ACAACACGAGGAAAGGG GGCATGAGGGTGGTCAACATCCTGGGCTTCAGGCGTGGCTACAACTACCGCAACGAGATGCTGGCGCTGGCCAAGCCGTTTGGGAAGGTGGTCAAAcatctggttctggatctgagACCCGAG gccTACATCCAGTTTGAGACGGAGGCAGAAGCCGTCAACATGGCTAAGTTCTACAACGGCAACGTGACGGCGACAGTTTGCGGCCGGCCTGTCAGGATCACTCACTCCCTGAGCTACCCCACCATCCAG TGCGGATCCGGCAGAGTCGTTTACATCGGCCAGATTCCCAACATCCGCTTCTCCGACGAGGAGATCCTGGCGCTGGCCGAGCCGTATGGAAAGATCCGAAAGTATTTTCTGCACCGGATCAAGAGAGAG TGCTTTATAGAGATGGAGAAACCCgaagctgcagagaaaatggCCGAAGCCTGTAAAGGGAAGCAGCTCAAGTTCCATGGCAAGCGGCTGACCGTCTACGTGAGCCGCAAGTACAAGCAGCTGAAGCACGG CCATCAGTACCCGGCGCCGTCCAAGAGGGACAAGAGTCCGGAGTGGAGCGGCCGTGGCGCCGAGGAGCCACCGGCCAAGAAGcagaaacaggaggaagaggaggaccgagaggaagaggaggacgaagaggaggagaaggaggccaAGGCCGGGGAgacggaggaggaagaggaggagcaggaggcggGGCCAAGCTGTGACATCACTGAAGGCGCCGGCGTGGAGAAAGACTCTGCAGAGAAACTTCCAGAAAGTTCAGACGATACAAAACCAGAG GAGGCGATGGAGACGTCGACCAATCAGAACGGACAGACAGAGGCCCCGCCCCCTGCTGATCCCAGCGTGGCGGCTCTCCCGCCCTACGACCCCGACACCCCCATCG GTGTGGAGCATGTGAAGATGGGATACTACTGCcgcctctgcttcctgttttactCCAACGAGGAAAAGGCCAAGAAGGTGCACTGCAGCAGCCAGGCGCACTACGACAAGCTGCAG AAACATCTGGAGAAGGAACGGGCCAAagcacagaagaagaagctgaagaagaCGGCGGCCTGA
- the LOC122836782 gene encoding polyadenylate-binding protein-interacting protein 2-like isoform X1, which translates to MKDPTIGTSSTPTGTGEVVLSSQFGSEEDPFAEYMWMENEEEFNRQVEEELWEEEFMERCFQQMLDEEEQWEWFIPSRDLPPGGVAQLQDQISLLVLDPDVRPDASDLEVVVRSSLNPNAKEFTPGIQKHNL; encoded by the exons ATGAAGGACCCGACCATCGGAACCTCATCCACCCCCACCGGTACCGGAGAGGTCGTCCTTAGCAGCCAGTTCGGTTCCGAGGAGGATCCGTTTGCGGAGTACATGTGGATGGAGAACGAGGAGGAGTTCAACAGACAG gtggaggaggagctgtggGAGGAGGAGTTCATGGAGCGCTGCTTCCAGCAGATGCTGGATGAGGAGGAGCAGTGGGAGTGGTTCATCCCGTCCAGAGACCTCCCCCCTGGTGGCGTGGCTCAGCTGCAGGACCAGATCAGcctgctggttctggatccGGATGTTCGCCCCGACGCCTCCGACCTGGAAGTGGTG gtgAGGAGCAGCCTGAATCCAAACGCCAAGGAGTTCACTCCAGGGATCCAGAAGCACAACCTGTGA